In Cotesia glomerata isolate CgM1 linkage group LG1, MPM_Cglom_v2.3, whole genome shotgun sequence, one genomic interval encodes:
- the LOC123275458 gene encoding adrenocorticotropic hormone receptor-like: MVYKNVFNDYIQAELGEEYNEEAAVPSFSHQHVFTFSAELDSTVQKIVDLSIVIAAVSMNTVIFVSTFMRKSLYTSVGCYILSLILSNFVNILDLLRNIVVYWCNLKFKTDHDYINQVTFRSTVCTVTLLTVDRYIAFCCKETVWHKILLKASTAAKGVVIIWSFCSITTIMELHLYDHYVKHTGIILSVFTTTMYLITTTSIITLLIVIIIVQLKENKPIPKSMWRTEQSDSLRLLVGIIIGIYVTLVPDRIFTILYHTSSFCCSLFTKNFCYYLAKSSSIISPIIWIGTSKLLRQSIQKTLCGSGKS, encoded by the exons ATGGtgtataaaaatgtatttaatgaTTATATACAAGCGGAGTTGGGTGAAGAATATAATGAAGAGGCAGCAGTACCATCATTCTCACACCAACATGTGTTCACATTTTCTGCTGAATTGGATAGTACCGTACaaaaaatagttgatttaTCAATTGTTATTGCTGCTGTATCAATGAATACAGTTATATTCGTCTCAACATTCATGCGTAAGTCATTGTATACATCAGTTGGCTGTTACATCTTAAGTTTAATACTTTCTAATTTCGTAAACATTTTGGATCTCTTGAGAAATATTGTTGTGTATTGGTGTAACTTAAAGTTTAAAACTGACCATGATTACATTAATCAAGTGACTTTTCGTAGCACTGTTTGTACAGTAACTCTGTTGACTGTCGATCGCTACATAGCATTTTGCTGCAAAGAGACAGTGTggcataaaatattattaaaagcaTCAACAGCTGCTAAAGGTGTCGTTATTATATGGTCATTTTGTTCAATTACAACAATAATGGAGCTTCATCTTTACGATCATTATGTCAAACATACTGGAATCATTCTCTCCGTATTCACAACTACTATGTACTTAATAACAACAACTTCGATAATTACTTTgttgattgtaattattattgtacagcttaaagaaaataaaccTATCCCTAAAAGCATGTGGAGAACCGAACAATCTGACAGTCTTCGATTACTAG tTGGAATTATTATTGGGATTTATGTAACACTCGTTCCGGATCGAATATTTACGATACTCTATCATACATCATCATTTTGCTGTTCACTATTCACCAAAAACTTCTGTTACTACCTCGCCAAATCATCATCAATCATATCTCCAATTATCTGGATTGGAACGTCAAAGCTTCTTCGCCAAAGTATTCAA AAAACTCTTTGTGGCAGTGGGAAATCATGA